The DNA window AGTACAAAACCCACGTAAAAAAATTCCCCAGGAATCCATCGGGAAGCGGGAGCACCGCCGGGAGCAGCCGGTGTCGCCGCGGAGGGGGTGTCACACGGCGGAGGGGATGTCCCCCGGTGTCACACGGCGGAGGGGGTGTCCCCCGGTGTCACACGGCAGAGGGGAtgtcccccggtgtcccccGGTGTCACACGGCAGAGGTGAtgtcccccggtgtccccgcggggccggggccggggccgcgccggtCGCTGCCGGgcgctcccagctccagcagccgcTCCAGCTCTCCCGGCTCCTCCTGGCGCCGCGGGGACCCCGGGAGCGGGGAGGGACCCTCGGGGGGCGCTGCGGGCAGGGACGGGGTCAGCGCCCCGGAATCACCCCGGGACCGACGGGCGGGGGCGGCTCCCGACCCGCCTTGGGAAGTGTGGGGGACCCCCGACCCATCCAGGTGCTCCCCGATCCCACTGGGGGCTTCCCGACCTCATCCAAGCGCTCCCTAATCCCATTTAAGGGCTTCCCCACCGCTTTGggtgctccccagccccaccccGTGCTCCCCGACCCCTTGCAGGTGTTCCCCAATCCCATTTAGGGGCTCCCCGACCTCATCCAGGTGCTCggtgatcccatcccatcccatcccatcccatcccatcccatcccatcccatcccatcccatcccatcccaccccactccatccccatccccatccccatccccatccccatcctcatcccatccACCCCAAAATTCTCAGGTGCCCCCAAACCCTGaccctccccagggctgggtatccccaaacccccaaatgtCCCCCAAACACCTTCGGGGCTGGGTGTCCCCAAACCATTGGAtgtccccccaaacccccccagggctgggtgtcccGAAATGCCCCCAGGGCCGGATGTCCCCAGATCCCCCCGGGGCCGGCCGTCCTCCAGTCCCCCAAGACCTGGGTGTCCCCAAACCCGCGGGTGTTCTCCCAAACCCCCTCAGGGCCGAGTGTCCCCACAACCCCCTAGATTTGGGTGTCCCCAAACTCGCGAGTgtccccccaaaccctcccagggctgggtgtcTCCACACCCTCGGatctcccccaaacccccccagaTCTGGGTGTCCCCACACCCCCAGGCCCGGCTGTCCCCACACCCGCGGGCCCGGGGCGCTCACGGGGCTGAGGCGGCTCCAGGCCGGCGCTCTCCGGGCAGACTCCGCCGTCCCCCCGCAGCTTCTCCGCGTCCGCCGCCAGCGCCGCGTCCCCCGCGTCCCGCGCCTTGTCCAGCTGCCGCTTCttcctgcaggtgtcccagctGCGGGGACACCGGGGCTCACCGGGGCTCACCGGGGGTCCCCAAACCGCCCCGGCCCCCCGGCACCCCTCACTCACCACTTGAAGGCCACGTAGGCCACGAGCCCCACGACGAGGCCGGCCAGGAGGGCGCAGTACAGCGGGATGATGTCcccggggggctcggggggagCCCCCGACACCGGCGGCGTCACTCGGGGGGTCCCCGGCACCGGCGGGGTCCCCTCAGCGAGCGGCGCCGTGGCCTCGTCTGTGGGAAGGGAGTGAGGACATGGCGGccctgcctcagtgtccctcCGGAGAGGGACGGGGGAGGCGAGAGGGGAGAGAGCCCCGGGTATGGGGACAACTGAGGCACGGTGAGGGGGAGTgagggggaaactgaggcacggtaagggggaaaaggggaaactgaggcacagtgAGGGGGAatgagggaaaaaggggaaactGAAGCACAGTGAGGGAAAATgagggggaaactgaggcacaatAAGGGggaatgagggaaaaaagggaaactgaggcacagtgaggggaaaatgagggggaaactgaggcacagtgAGGGGGAAttgggggaaactgaggcacagtgAGGGGgaatgaggaggaaaagggaagccAAGGCACAGTGAGGGGAAAcgaggggaaactgaggcatagTAAGGGGGAATgagggggaaactgaggcacagtgaggggggaaaggagaaacagaggCACAAAAAAGGGATGAGGTgaaaaagggaaactgaggcacaaaaaGGGACATGAGGGACAAAAGGGGATACTGAGGCACAAAAGAAGAAACGGGATAAAATGGAGGAAACTGAGcacaaaaaaggggaaatgagGAACaaaaggggaaactgaggcacaaggGAATGAGGTAAAatgggggaaactgaggcagaaaaagggaatgaggttaaaaaaagggaaactgaggcacaacACAAGGAAACTAAAGTAGGATATGGGGAAATTGAGGCCTaaaaggggaaactgaggcaggacaggaggaaacTGGGGAACGatgtggggaaactgaggcacaatGTAAGAAAAATGAAGCAGGACGGGAGACACAAAAGGGGACAGTGAGAGAAAcaaggggaaactgaggcacagtgTGGGGAAATCAAGGAATGACACGAGGAGAGAGGCACGgtgaggggaaactgaggcacaacGAGGGAAACCTGAGGCATAATGTGGGGAAATGAAGGAACCACAAAGGGCAACTGAGgcacaaaaaggagaaattaaggAACCACAAGGGGAAACTGAGGGAcaaaagggaaactgaggcacaaaacTGGGAAATTAGGGAGCAatgggggaaactgaggcacaaaaaGGGGAAATTAGCAAGCAatgtggggaaactgaggcatgaaAGGGAAACTGATGTACAAAATGGTGAAATTAGCGAGCAACACAGGGAAACTGGAGCACAAAAAGGTGAAATTGAAGAGCCAcaaggggaaactgaggcacagaaggGGAAATAGCGAGTAACATGGGGGAACTAAGGCAcaaaggggaaactgaggcacgaaAAGAGGAAATTAGGGAGCAATGGGGGAAACTGAGGGACAAAAGGGAAACTGAGGGACAAAAGGGAAACTGAGGGACCACCAAGGGGAAATTAAGGCACAtaaagggaaactgaggcacaaaagGGGAAATTAGGGAGCAACGGGGGAAACTGAGGGACAAAAGAGAAACTGGAgcacaaaaagggaaaattgagCAGCAacatggggaaactgaggcacaaaaaggagaaattaaggAGCAacgggggaaactgaggcacaaaagAGAAACTGGAGCACAAAAAGAGGAAATCAGGAGCAACATGGGGAAACTGAGggacaaaaagaggaaaatgaggaaccacaaggggaaactgaggcacagaaggGGAAATTAAGGAACCACGAGGGGGAAATGAAGGAGCAACTCGGGGAAACTGGGGCAcaaaagggaaactgaggcacagaggggGAAATTGGGGAGCAACtcggggaaactgaggcacacaAAGGAAACTGAGGAACCACCAAGGGGAAATTAAGGCACAtaaagggaaactgaggcacaaaagGAGAAATTAGGGAGCAACGGGGGAAACTGAGGGACAAAAGAGAAACTGGAgcacaaaaagggaaaattgagCAGCAacgtggggaaactgaggcacaaaaaggagaaattaaggAGCAAcggggggaaactgaggcacaaaagAGAAACTGGAGCACAAAAAGAGGAAATCAGGAGCAACATGGGGAAACTGAGggacaaaaagaggaaaatgaggaaccacgaggggaaactgaggcacgtAAAGGGGAAATTAAGGAACCACGAGGGGGAAATTAAGGAGCAACTCGGGGAAACTGGGGCAcaaaagggaaactgaggcacaaaggGGGAAATTGGGGAGCAACTCGGGGAAACTGGGGCACaaaaaggaaactgaggcacacaagggaaactgaggcacacagGGGGACCCTGGCCAGCCCTCCCGGTGCCCCCCGGTGCCGGTGCCACTCACGGCTGCAgggcgggcagggcgggcacGGCTCCTCCGGCTCCTCCTCCGCGGGGCTCCGCGCTGCGGGGTTGgagcattttggggtttttggggtcgtttttttgggggtgtttgtggGTTCGGGGTGGTTTGGGGTACTCACTGCGGGCGCAGGGTGGGCAGCGGCTGTCGCAGGGCTCGGGGACAccgcggggacacggggggcaCCCCCCGGCCCCCCCCGGCACCTGCGGGCACAGCggtcctgcctcagtttcccctcaatCCGATTCCCACTGGGACCCCCCCCCAGCCATGGGAAAGGGGTTTGGAGGGGGGGATTGAGAGcggtaaaaataaataatgaggaAGGGAGAGGAATAAAAGCGGGGA is part of the Ammospiza nelsoni isolate bAmmNel1 chromosome 1, bAmmNel1.pri, whole genome shotgun sequence genome and encodes:
- the LOC132082285 gene encoding tumor necrosis factor receptor superfamily member 16-like, whose product is MRPLPVPLLLLLLSPVPGGAGGCPPCPRGVPEPCDSRCPPCARTRSPAEEEPEEPCPPCPPCSHEATAPLAEGTPPVPGTPRVTPPVSGAPPEPPGDIIPLYCALLAGLVVGLVAYVAFKCWDTCRKKRQLDKARDAGDAALAADAEKLRGDGGVCPESAGLEPPQPPPPEGPSPLPGSPRRQEEPGELERLLELGAPGSDRRGPGPGPAGTPGDITSAV